One segment of Dermochelys coriacea isolate rDerCor1 chromosome 27, rDerCor1.pri.v4, whole genome shotgun sequence DNA contains the following:
- the MIEN1 gene encoding migration and invasion enhancer 1 — MSEGSEPAAPAGVRIVVEYCEPCGFESTYLELASAVKEEYPDIEIESRLGGKGAFEIEINGQLVFSKLENGGFPYEKDLIEAIRRARNGEPLEKITNSRPPCVIL; from the exons ATGAGCGAAGGGTCCGAGCCGGCGGCGCCCGCCGGGGTCCGCATCGTGGTGGAGTATTG CGAGCCCTGTGGATTTGAGTCCACATACCTGGAATTGGCAAGTGCAGTGAAAGAAGAGTACCCAGATATAGAAATCGAATCCAGGCTTGGGGGGAAAG GTGCctttgaaattgaaatcaatgggcagcTTGTCTTCTCCAAACTAGAGAATGGTGGCTTTCCTTATGAGAAGGAT CTCATTGAAGCAATAAGAAGAGCCAGAAATGGGGAACCACTCGAAAAAATCACCAACAGCCGTCCCCCCTGTGTCATCCTGTAG